One segment of candidate division KSB1 bacterium DNA contains the following:
- a CDS encoding threonine/serine dehydratase encodes MLRDPAPTLAAIRSARQMLGDLIRVTPVWQWHSRCFAKGTEVFLKLELLQHTGSFKPRGALTRMFALTAEQRARGVTAVSAGNHAAAVGYAAGVLHTTAKVVMPQNADPARVALCRSYGAEVVLVQNVHAAFTVAAQIAAAEERVLIHPFEGPEIALGTATLGLELYEQCPALQAVVVPIGGGGLCAGVAAAMKQLNPDCQIFGVEPYGADTMFRSFASGKPESIAAVTTIADSLGAPYAAPYSFALCRRFVDALVRVDDEMICAALYLLFREMKLAVEPAGAAATAALLGPLREQLAGRKVGVIVCGANLAAATFAGHLRRGEAASGHCFP; translated from the coding sequence GTGTTGCGCGATCCTGCTCCCACCCTCGCTGCCATTCGTTCCGCCCGGCAAATGTTGGGCGATCTCATCCGCGTCACGCCGGTTTGGCAATGGCACAGCCGCTGTTTTGCCAAAGGGACGGAAGTTTTCCTCAAGCTCGAGTTGCTGCAACACACCGGCAGCTTCAAGCCGCGCGGCGCGCTCACCCGCATGTTTGCTCTCACGGCGGAGCAACGGGCGCGGGGTGTGACCGCGGTGAGTGCCGGCAACCATGCGGCCGCGGTGGGCTATGCCGCCGGAGTGCTCCACACCACGGCCAAGGTGGTGATGCCGCAGAATGCGGATCCTGCCCGTGTTGCGCTGTGTCGCTCCTATGGCGCCGAAGTCGTTCTGGTGCAAAATGTGCACGCCGCCTTCACTGTTGCGGCCCAAATCGCGGCGGCGGAGGAACGCGTTCTCATTCATCCGTTTGAAGGTCCGGAGATCGCGTTGGGCACGGCCACGCTCGGTCTCGAACTTTATGAGCAATGTCCCGCGCTGCAGGCGGTGGTTGTGCCGATAGGCGGCGGCGGGCTTTGTGCCGGGGTGGCCGCGGCGATGAAGCAGCTCAATCCGGATTGTCAAATCTTCGGCGTCGAGCCTTACGGCGCGGACACGATGTTCCGCAGCTTTGCCTCCGGCAAGCCCGAGTCCATCGCGGCAGTGACCACCATCGCCGACAGCCTGGGCGCGCCTTATGCCGCACCCTACAGCTTTGCGCTGTGCCGCCGCTTTGTCGATGCGCTTGTCCGGGTCGATGACGAGATGATCTGTGCGGCGCTTTATCTCCTGTTTCGTGAAATGAAACTGGCGGTGGAGCCTGCCGGCGCCGCCGCCACCGCGGCGCTGCTTGGGCCCCTGCGCGAGCAACTGGCCGGCAGGAAGGTCGGTGTGATCGTTTGCGGTGCCAATCTCGCGGCCGCCACTTTTGCCGGGCATCTCCGGCGCGGTGAAGCGGCGAGCGGCCATTGCTTTCCCTGA
- a CDS encoding S8 family serine peptidase has product MKELGRGLLVAVLLTGYAVQAFGQPSFRNKPEIVPGEIIVKYKTPGPVDVNALAAIGLARVKTFGNQQFMLGRITAGRNLEAVLQAFRGRPEVEYAEPNYKLYIYGAPATPPVFPNDERFNELYGMHQSNDNDIDAPEAWGLTTGDPTLIVGIIDTGIDYDHEDLKANIWNNPGESGTKANNRIDDDGNGYIDDFRGWNFVFNNNDPYDDNDHGTHCAGTLGAIGNNSKGVVGVNWQVKLMPLKFLGQDGSGTTAAAAEAIIYAVNNGARVLSNSWGGGEASQTLEDAIKYANQHGVIFVAAAGNDGLNNDVTANYPSNYSVANVVAVASSDRNDNLSSFSNYGRATVDLAAPGSSILSCRPLNRYQLLSGTSMATPHVAGVCALVWAKYPQLTAQQVIIRVLGGVDRKSAFIDRMVSGGRLNAANALSTNPVIALTTDWRNTTNTSGPYPVETGVVDDGSVARVQLLYMLNGGAADTLNMTPTGTPDMYSAGIPGQPLNTEISYMVLATDDQGNRTLGPTYNFKISSEPDPGDGGGCCGQQAVALNGASATTRFALGTPLNIAFFLLPLWLLRRRKR; this is encoded by the coding sequence ATGAAGGAACTCGGCAGAGGTTTGCTGGTGGCGGTGCTGTTGACCGGTTATGCCGTACAAGCCTTTGGTCAGCCCTCGTTTCGCAACAAGCCGGAGATCGTTCCCGGTGAAATCATTGTCAAGTACAAAACCCCGGGGCCGGTTGATGTCAACGCTCTGGCCGCCATCGGTCTGGCACGGGTGAAAACATTTGGCAATCAGCAATTCATGCTGGGCCGCATCACGGCCGGGCGGAATTTGGAGGCCGTGTTGCAGGCATTCCGCGGCCGGCCGGAAGTGGAGTATGCCGAGCCGAATTACAAACTCTACATCTACGGCGCACCGGCCACGCCCCCGGTTTTTCCGAATGACGAGCGCTTCAATGAACTTTATGGCATGCACCAATCCAACGACAACGACATCGACGCGCCCGAGGCCTGGGGCCTGACCACCGGCGATCCCACTCTCATTGTCGGCATCATCGACACCGGCATCGATTATGACCACGAGGATTTGAAGGCCAACATCTGGAACAATCCCGGGGAAAGCGGAACCAAGGCCAACAACCGCATCGATGACGACGGCAACGGCTACATCGATGATTTCCGCGGCTGGAATTTTGTCTTCAACAACAACGATCCCTACGATGACAATGATCACGGCACGCATTGCGCCGGCACGCTGGGCGCGATCGGCAACAACAGCAAGGGCGTGGTCGGCGTCAACTGGCAGGTGAAGCTCATGCCGCTGAAGTTTTTGGGACAGGACGGTTCCGGCACCACGGCGGCGGCGGCGGAAGCCATCATCTATGCAGTGAACAACGGCGCCAGGGTTCTGAGCAACAGTTGGGGCGGAGGGGAGGCCTCGCAGACGCTCGAAGACGCCATCAAGTATGCCAATCAACACGGGGTGATTTTCGTCGCGGCGGCGGGCAATGACGGCCTCAACAATGACGTCACCGCCAATTACCCCTCCAACTACAGCGTGGCCAACGTGGTCGCGGTGGCCAGCTCCGACCGCAATGACAATCTCTCCAGCTTTTCGAATTATGGCCGCGCGACCGTCGATCTGGCCGCGCCCGGCTCCAGCATTCTGAGCTGCCGGCCGTTGAACCGCTATCAACTGCTGAGCGGCACCAGCATGGCCACCCCGCATGTTGCCGGCGTGTGCGCGCTGGTGTGGGCGAAGTATCCCCAGCTCACCGCGCAGCAGGTGATCATCCGCGTGCTGGGTGGGGTTGATCGCAAATCCGCTTTCATCGACCGCATGGTGAGTGGCGGTCGTTTGAACGCGGCCAATGCCCTCTCCACCAATCCTGTGATCGCCCTGACCACGGATTGGCGCAATACCACCAACACCAGCGGGCCTTATCCGGTGGAAACGGGTGTGGTGGATGACGGCAGCGTAGCGCGCGTGCAATTGCTCTACATGCTCAACGGCGGCGCGGCGGACACGCTGAATATGACGCCCACTGGCACGCCGGACATGTACTCCGCCGGCATTCCCGGCCAGCCCCTGAACACCGAGATCAGTTACATGGTGCTCGCGACCGATGATCAGGGCAATCGCACGCTCGGCCCGACCTACAACTTCAAGATCTCGAGCGAGCCGGATCCGGGTGACGGGGGCGGTTGCTGTGGCCAGCAGGCCGTGGCGCTCAACGGCGCCAGTGCCACCACCCGATTCGCGCTGGGCACACCACTGAATATCGCCTTTTTCCTGCTTCCGTTGTGGCTGCTGCGCCGCCGCAAGCGGTGA
- a CDS encoding fumarylacetoacetate hydrolase family protein — MTRAFAYLDKNNLPMIGVEWSEPGSGTPPVAYNFSRAWDLFKQIKLKNKAPQLNFLQVMLEIDVFHVETFDEVFLTLQEFRPLQDLILSEAHAFQVPVARPQKIIGIGRNYREHARELKNPLPSEPIFFCKSPSALIAHQEAVRLPAKVGAIHHEAELAVVIGKAGSNLSSRTALEHVAGYTILNDVTARELQQKDTAAGLPWFRAKSFDTFCPVGPYLIPRGCVADPQALTIKLTINGEIRQNGTTADMVFPVAELVSYVSRFCTLQPGDIIATGTPEGVGPLHPGEVMVTSISGFGELINPIL; from the coding sequence GTGACCCGCGCATTTGCCTATCTCGACAAGAACAATCTTCCCATGATCGGCGTGGAGTGGAGTGAGCCCGGTTCGGGCACCCCCCCCGTGGCCTACAATTTTTCCCGCGCCTGGGATTTGTTCAAACAGATCAAGCTCAAAAACAAAGCCCCCCAGCTCAATTTCCTGCAGGTGATGCTGGAAATCGACGTGTTCCATGTCGAGACCTTCGATGAGGTTTTTCTCACGCTGCAGGAGTTCCGGCCGTTGCAGGATTTGATTCTCAGCGAAGCGCATGCCTTTCAGGTGCCGGTGGCACGGCCGCAAAAAATCATCGGCATCGGCCGCAATTATCGCGAACATGCCCGCGAGCTCAAAAATCCGCTGCCGTCCGAACCCATCTTTTTCTGCAAATCGCCCTCGGCATTGATCGCCCATCAGGAAGCCGTGCGGCTGCCCGCCAAGGTCGGCGCGATTCACCACGAGGCGGAACTGGCGGTGGTGATCGGCAAAGCCGGTTCGAACCTCAGCAGCCGTACGGCGCTGGAGCATGTGGCGGGGTACACGATTTTGAACGACGTCACCGCGCGCGAGCTGCAGCAGAAGGACACCGCCGCGGGCCTGCCCTGGTTTCGCGCCAAGAGTTTCGACACGTTCTGCCCGGTGGGGCCCTATCTCATCCCGCGCGGCTGTGTCGCGGATCCGCAGGCGCTCACCATCAAGCTCACGATCAACGGTGAAATCCGACAAAACGGCACCACGGCGGACATGGTGTTTCCGGTGGCCGAGCTGGTGAGCTATGTCTCGCGCTTTTGCACGCTGCAGCCGGGCGACATCATCGCCACCGGCACGCCCGAGGGCGTGGGGCCGTTGCATCCCGGCGAGGTGATGGTCACCAGCATTTCGGGATTCGGGGAATTGATCAATCCAATCCTCTGA